Part of the Zea mays cultivar B73 chromosome 4, Zm-B73-REFERENCE-NAM-5.0, whole genome shotgun sequence genome is shown below.
AATAAAGACGCAATCACACAAGTGGGCATGGAAGACGCGAGCTCGCGATGAGGTAGCAGTAAATGGTGCAGATCTGGAGGAGGAGGACGTACGTGGGGAGGGAACACTCGTTGGGCTGCCATCTCCAGTACTGCCACATGTCGTCGGGGCGGCCGTTGGCGAGGCAGGAGACCTGCTTGGTGAGGAAGGTGCAGTCTTTCTCCCGGTACGCCGGAACGGAGACGTTGTCGAAGACCCATCGGCCGCGGGAGAGGTCGCAGGTGAGCGGGGGCAGCGCGAGGGGCGGCAGGCCGGAGACGTTGTAGAGGTCAGCGTCCGGGTAGAGGTAGTCGTCGATGGAGAGCTCGGCGATGGTGCGGGCGTCCTCGCCGTACATGACGAGCGCGAGGAGGAAGAAGGCGGCGGCGAGCGTGGTGACCGGGGAGCGGCGCGCCGAGGCGAGGAGGGAGCGCGCGGAGGCTGCGAGCGGGGCGAGGAAGGGGCGAGACGACGACTTGGGGGCCGACGAGGTGGTTGTGGTAGTGTTGGGGAGCGCGGGGTCGGAGGTGGAGATGGGCGGCGCCATGGCTGCGGCCGGAGACTGCTCTGCTGCTGGGGGAAGGTGCTGGATGCCGATGGTGGCGACTCCGCGGCAAGGGGACCGAGACGCGACGCGAGGCCAACAAGCCTAGTCCGATCCCGCGGCTGGTAAGGCTTGCTGTTAGTGTTAGGTCCGTCCGGCAACTGTCGGCGTCGGTCCGGCGTGTCAGTGTCTCGTTGCGCTGCCGGATAAGAGTACGCATTTCCAGGTCAACGAATTTTAAGATCGTCGTAACGATGAAAACAAGCATAAGGGGGagtttggttgctcctgctaaagtttagctcggGTCACATCAAGCATTTGACTTTTatataggagtatgaaatatagacctaaccaactggactagattcgtctcgtcttttaatcttcggctgacaaattagttttataatccgactacatttaatacccggaacggaggttcaaacattcgatgagacaggggctaaattttagcggggtgtaaccaaacaccccctaaatcaaGCACGGAATAAATCAGATAAAAACAAGCGTACGGCATGCAGAGAGTAGCAATTCAAGGCTACTTGTTGAGCATCACTTTAAGCCGGCGGACGGTTCGAccgtgaggccggacggtccatggTCCAGACAGTCCGTGCCcgtggaccggacggtccgcgcgtgcgcagagcagtttagggtttcgacttttgtgctacggttgttacctAGATTTGCGGAAATAACTCAAAAATTAGTTTGCAAAGGGTCCAgctccctctataaatagagaggtatacagcCGATTTGTGATTATCAATCGAATCAAAAACActtttatctcgcatttatttcctaggagtagttctagtctaattTAGCCttccgatccccaaattcttcgcttctcttcgactctacatcgattagaggagtctaggtcggtctgcccgagcctagacaactcctaggatctctcctccctgacggggtccctcccgggagcgagatccaggagccgccgacgatcttccgccgcccctgcgcacgcgcggattgtccggccccagggcgcggaccgtccggccgtcaggcaggaaccctagcctcgcaccaggccgcagaccgtccggcacctgcgcgcggaccgtccgcccctgtgcagagtgcACCGCCGTTGGTtcgtgttgagtgtttggcgccctaaaaaggtgtcaacatacttttttggCAACTCCGCTGGGGACGGGGACAACACATCTAGacccatcaaatcggccctcaatggccggttcaaaagatagctctgaagtctcccccagcaacattatagagccgacttgggaaaccttgccggccgacgaacagctccagttcgaggagcataaggagcatctgatccaggaggcaaaagcaaagttcttggcaaacttcaaagtggacaggaacaacaaggtcgtccgacaacgggcgatggatccggcttcgctttgacccacaccagatatctccaatgtaagtaatacaaacaagctgcaatctcttaagaattatgtagatgagcagcgagaacaaatgcaaaatttcatagggggtatgcaaaacgactataggagactagcacgtgcatttgataaatctagcattgcaaattttccttcacacgaggttgagttagaaggtaacacacgtaatacatcggctataggttgtcacgaccaatCCCTTTATGGGAtaccgatggacacgtaccctgagcaaccgcaaatcggcagtaaatcagtcaatctgcacatgtccggaccgtccgcccgtgatcgcggaccgtccgggccaaccacagtcgggcccatttttaatgagttaccgagacatgcacccgagccaccacatatggcACAGAATctgaactacccagtcggaccgtccgcatacaacgacggacggtccacgtataatcacggacggtccgggccaatgtccggacagtccgcgcatgacctttttgaggaggattgttacctgaatcctcactcgtcccagcaacacttcccttcacactatgcaatgcatcagcccgttaattcaagatccagagcctaggaaagctttccggccccacctagaaggccggaaaggaacgatcaaacctatgaaccATATAGGGCAAGTGGCATTGCACCACATAACCAGTGGGGgggaagacaacatgctaatttccagccaaccccacctatgtttgaccagagagccagtGGTCTTGCACCAGctaccattgatatagtaagggaagaaatagccggggcgttccgagataagctcggagtaagcatggtccctgggggcaatcatatcggaaaccttatgacagccgatttgatcaccacccatacccacagggaaccaggatacccgaattcacaaatttttcgggtgaccaaggaaaaaacacgcgcgaacacataggccagtttttaGCACAGTTAggggaattggccgacacagaagcatttcgcgtatgtttattttcattatctttaacagtaaccgtgtttgcatggtacgccactttacctcctaattctattttgtcatggagagatttagaacaaaaatttcatgaccacttttctctggtgactatgagttagatttggtagatttagtgtcgttaCGTCAAGCGaaagatgaattggttaatgattacatctggagattccgagatacaagaaactgaTGCTTCTAAATTCATTTAACAGAAAAACAGCtggcaggattagcctttaatggtctacgatattatttaaaagaaagattagaaggcatccaatttttcacactagcacagttacaccagagagctttggcttgtgaaagccgaagcaaagaaactaccaaaaccattcgtcacaatgtctatatagtagaatgcgaccaaagtagctcggacgacGAATCAACATAAGTTTatactgctgaaatggtttggcctaagcaggccaaatcttcggcttgttcctccatgCAGTCGGTTCAGAGAAAACGGCAAGAggaagttaagtttacatttaatgttggtaaatgtgatagaatatttgatgaattactcaaaatgacaacattaaaataaatcacattgttccatccgccgacgagctaaaatgtcgggcatactgcaagtggcataactcattttctcatgccactgatgattgtaatgtattccatcgacagattcaatcggccattaacgagggacgattgaaatttcaggaaatgcatgtggatacagagccctttccaatgaacatgatcgacttcgagggcaagaaagtcctggttcggccaaacacagccgatgagAATCATAAAATTTCTTACAGGAAAGTGATGGCAGAGAAGACTCCCGGTGGAGGGGAAACTCTTAAGGTGACCATCACGACCTCCGGCACTGGAGGGCAGGCACGGACCAAGGagcaggaacccgtgctgcgcatcccggacggtccgacacATAGGCGCGGACGGTTCGGGACcacgccggacggtccggagaattccagcggacggtccggccccactCAAGACTCGCAACGGCCacataccttcaaaccacgaggactagagataggtacgtggaaaacaaatacattcaaggcagctggtcggttggtcaaAACCGGCCCGACcttcgatcaattattgtctaagtacgtgaaaaagaaggccagCCCCAGGaatcggccagcaaagcgaccccgctcacttgttcatgagcaacgtcaggtaaggccgattgaaccacctcaccaatcagaagaaatgaaaggtcatactatgcaattgagacctaacatacctgcatggacacctccacctccatattcacctatgccatatccatacacatacatgcctccaccatatgttccaaatcaaatgtggggcatgccaccatattcgtttgggatgccacagtaccccgcttgagggggcaccccaaacatccgtattcaacaggttggcaccaccagtacaagaccgattgagcgccgctcaatccggtcaccaggcacagaccCAACAAGATTgctggactactcggcctccaaggccgaccaatccggcaggggggcatatgcctacaGCAActgaaagaacaacaaaaaaaggacatcatcaaaataggtactgcagatgttgtcatacagaaagataataaagggccgatggtTTTTGGTGAAttggccaacacaaccaaaaaagaagatatggctaccatcaaaacagccgatccaaaatactccatgcctcgatggtgcccaacgggattgacacggtcccaaaagcggaaattacagcgcctaagagcaaaggagagccaggagaagaaggcggaaaagatattcaatgacacacatccacaatacccgccaccacaaaagaaatggagaccaaaggccgttgaagaaaaacaaacggccacgaaaatagaaaataaaacaacacttgtgcagcaccctgcaaGTATGGCAGATAGCTTGGCCAACAAGGccggacaatctgcaccaggcgcggaccgtccgccctcgGAGTCCGGACCGTCTGCACcataccaggaagcctccaacgacatgccaacatcaatggaagaagacgacctactgggagaagacctggtcgactacgaggctt
Proteins encoded:
- the LOC103654263 gene encoding protein trichome birefringence-like 28 isoform X2 — encoded protein: MAPPISTSDPALPNTTTTTSSAPKSSSRPFLAPLAASARSLLASARRSPVTTLAAAFFLLALVMYGEDARTIAELSIDDYLYPDADLYNVSGLPPLALPPLTCDLSRGRWVFDNVSVPAYREKDCTFLTKQVSCLANGRPDDMWQYWRWQPNECSLPTFDARRFMEAMRGKRLMFVGDSLNRNQWESLVCLVQPILSKGRKKIVKRGSLNTFYAKEYVTSDPLV